Proteins encoded within one genomic window of Jiangella mangrovi:
- a CDS encoding HNH endonuclease signature motif containing protein, with protein sequence MGAVKIICMFEFAAPPEAPPDFGPPDAEGWAEPRDAETRVLLDELAASYAEGSSAVLDIDAASVGPELAALLARRDPAAAGDVFDVVEQVAGWVRQVAHAEAGLARALAELAARAEVRPASMGTGYRSVNPVTNAAVVVAGRCQLTAKQAEGLVGPAVQLLRDFPDTWAAWWAGLIDWRRVRAILDELGGQDPSVRSRVEAVVLPRASQLDSVALRKLIRQLLHELAPVSAAQRHQVARDSRYVVVTPASDGMAQLEARLPAEDAAALNTALNAAAADLKRADAAAGGPVRSKDQRRADALAELGWAALTACADGATGHAMFGRAADTTAPGDITTGPAGLAGHAASADSATATATARAATNAPKRRARPVSVHVTIPFGSLVGLTDEPGELEGYGPITAQVARTLAEEGVWTWLKTDPGTGHLLDMGRTRYRPSQALADFITARDRTCRMPGCHRPARGSDIDHIKEFAKGGTTCAANCHTLCETHHLLKHRGGWTVTRGPDGTTRWRSPTGHIFRRPPERIGPVGVRPHVAAPSGPSVTRPS encoded by the coding sequence GTGGGTGCGGTTAAGATCATTTGCATGTTCGAATTCGCTGCTCCGCCTGAGGCTCCGCCGGACTTCGGTCCGCCGGACGCTGAGGGTTGGGCGGAGCCGCGCGACGCCGAGACGCGGGTCCTGTTGGACGAGCTGGCGGCGTCGTATGCGGAGGGTTCGTCGGCGGTGCTGGACATCGATGCGGCGTCGGTGGGTCCGGAGTTGGCGGCGTTGCTGGCCCGGCGCGATCCTGCTGCGGCGGGTGATGTGTTCGACGTGGTCGAACAGGTCGCCGGGTGGGTGCGGCAGGTCGCTCATGCCGAGGCCGGGCTGGCCCGGGCGTTGGCCGAGCTGGCCGCGCGGGCCGAGGTCCGACCGGCTTCGATGGGGACTGGGTATCGATCGGTGAACCCGGTGACGAACGCGGCGGTGGTGGTGGCCGGGCGGTGTCAGCTGACGGCCAAGCAGGCCGAGGGCCTGGTCGGACCCGCGGTCCAACTCCTGCGTGACTTCCCCGACACGTGGGCGGCGTGGTGGGCCGGGTTGATCGACTGGCGGCGAGTCCGGGCGATCCTGGACGAGCTGGGCGGGCAGGACCCCAGCGTGCGTTCCCGGGTGGAGGCGGTGGTGTTGCCGCGGGCGTCGCAGCTGGATTCGGTGGCGTTGCGGAAGCTGATCCGGCAGTTGCTGCACGAGCTCGCGCCGGTGTCGGCGGCGCAGCGGCACCAGGTCGCCCGCGACTCCCGCTATGTCGTGGTGACCCCGGCCAGTGATGGGATGGCGCAGCTGGAGGCCAGGTTGCCGGCCGAGGATGCCGCCGCCCTGAACACCGCGCTGAACGCCGCCGCCGCGGACTTGAAGCGTGCCGATGCTGCGGCGGGTGGGCCGGTCAGGTCGAAGGACCAGCGCCGCGCCGACGCGCTCGCCGAACTCGGGTGGGCCGCGCTGACGGCGTGTGCCGACGGCGCCACCGGCCACGCGATGTTCGGCCGTGCGGCTGACACGACCGCACCTGGCGACATCACCACCGGTCCTGCCGGCCTGGCCGGTCACGCCGCGTCTGCCGACTCCGCCACGGCCACGGCCACGGCCAGGGCAGCGACCAACGCGCCGAAACGGCGGGCGCGGCCGGTGAGCGTGCACGTCACCATCCCGTTCGGGTCGCTCGTCGGGCTGACCGACGAGCCGGGCGAGCTCGAGGGCTACGGGCCCATCACCGCCCAGGTCGCCCGCACCCTGGCCGAAGAAGGCGTGTGGACGTGGTTGAAGACCGACCCCGGCACCGGGCACCTGCTCGACATGGGCCGCACGAGGTATCGGCCGTCCCAGGCGCTGGCCGACTTCATCACCGCCCGGGATCGGACCTGCCGGATGCCCGGCTGCCACCGCCCCGCCCGCGGCAGCGACATCGACCACATCAAGGAGTTCGCCAAGGGCGGGACCACCTGCGCGGCGAACTGCCACACCCTGTGCGAGACCCACCACCTGCTCAAGCACCGCGGCGGGTGGACCGTCACCCGAGGGCCTGACGGCACCACCCGATGGCGAAGTCCCACCGGACACATCTTTCGAAGACCGCCGGAACGGATCGGGCCGGTCGGGGTGAGACCTCACGTGGCGGCGCCGTCCGGGCCGTCGGTCACCAGACCCTCGTAA
- a CDS encoding DUF1905 domain-containing protein codes for MDQTYTFAAELWPHDGEGSWTFVTLPADVSADIKELPRPRRPGFGSLRVKVRLGRTSWSTSIFPEAASGCYVLPVKKAVRTAERVDHGDVVEVELTLAE; via the coding sequence GTGGACCAGACGTACACGTTCGCGGCGGAGCTGTGGCCGCACGACGGCGAGGGCTCGTGGACGTTCGTGACGCTGCCGGCCGACGTGTCCGCCGACATCAAGGAGCTGCCCCGTCCGCGCCGCCCGGGGTTCGGTTCGCTGCGGGTGAAGGTGAGGCTGGGCCGCACCTCGTGGTCCACCTCGATCTTCCCCGAGGCCGCGTCCGGCTGCTATGTCCTGCCGGTGAAGAAGGCGGTCCGCACCGCCGAGCGCGTCGACCACGGCGACGTCGTCGAGGTCGAGCTGACCCTCGCGGAGTGA
- a CDS encoding DUF6069 family protein, with protein MTTDPAPRSGPPDVDARRLWAGGVATAVIGALIAVVGIVLVRGVFDIPILAPEGEGTWGDASTGWYAAGAAGAALLSTGLVHVLLLTTPQPLRFFGWVVGLATVIGVVAPFTSDADLDAQVATAGLNLVLGIAIGTLVSSVARSATRPPGRPVTRNG; from the coding sequence ATGACCACCGACCCCGCTCCCCGGTCCGGTCCGCCCGACGTCGACGCCCGCCGGTTGTGGGCCGGCGGCGTGGCGACGGCCGTGATCGGCGCGCTCATCGCCGTCGTCGGGATCGTGCTGGTCCGCGGCGTGTTCGACATCCCGATCCTGGCGCCCGAGGGCGAGGGCACCTGGGGCGACGCGAGCACCGGCTGGTACGCGGCCGGCGCGGCCGGGGCGGCGCTCCTGTCGACCGGCCTGGTGCACGTGCTGCTGCTGACGACGCCGCAGCCGCTGCGGTTCTTCGGCTGGGTGGTCGGGCTGGCGACGGTGATCGGCGTGGTCGCGCCGTTCACCTCCGACGCCGACCTCGACGCCCAGGTCGCGACGGCCGGGCTCAACCTGGTGCTGGGGATCGCGATCGGCACGCTGGTCTCGTCCGTGGCGCGAAGTGCCACTCGCCCACCCGGACGCCCGGTCACCCGCAACGGGTGA
- a CDS encoding DUF7144 family membrane protein — protein sequence MTDFRTSPNEIRDKQPSGWATGGVIFAATMMIIIGVFQAFEGLAAIIDDTFYVVLPNYTFDLDTTAWGWVHLIIGVLIALAGFYLFTGSAIAGGIAIGLAVVSAISNFFFIPYYPFWALLIIAIDIFVIWAIARSGILSRS from the coding sequence ATGACCGACTTCCGAACGTCGCCGAACGAGATCAGAGACAAGCAGCCGTCCGGCTGGGCGACCGGCGGAGTGATCTTCGCCGCCACGATGATGATCATCATCGGCGTGTTCCAGGCGTTCGAGGGACTCGCCGCGATCATCGACGACACCTTCTACGTCGTGCTGCCGAACTACACCTTCGACCTGGACACGACCGCCTGGGGCTGGGTGCACCTGATCATCGGCGTGCTCATCGCGCTGGCCGGGTTCTACCTGTTCACCGGCAGTGCGATCGCCGGCGGGATCGCGATCGGACTCGCCGTCGTGAGCGCGATCAGCAACTTCTTCTTCATCCCGTACTACCCGTTCTGGGCGCTGCTGATCATCGCCATCGACATCTTCGTCATCTGGGCGATCGCGAGGTCGGGCATCCTGAGCCGGAGCTGA
- a CDS encoding DUF1269 domain-containing protein, with the protein MATFTVWKFEDPTGADRAEQLLESLQKQELIQVHDAATVSWPPDKKKPKTRQANSMTKVGALGGAFWGLLFGLLFFIPLLGAAVGAAAGALGGSLSDVGIDDGLIKQIREKVTPGTSALFALTSGAVQDKVLQAFEESGLKPELVQSNLSAEQEQKLRDAFAEGE; encoded by the coding sequence ATGGCCACGTTCACCGTCTGGAAGTTCGAGGACCCGACCGGCGCCGACCGCGCGGAGCAGCTGCTCGAGAGCCTGCAGAAGCAGGAGCTCATCCAGGTGCACGACGCCGCCACCGTGTCGTGGCCGCCGGACAAGAAGAAGCCGAAGACCCGTCAGGCCAACAGCATGACGAAGGTCGGCGCGCTGGGCGGCGCCTTCTGGGGGCTGCTCTTCGGCCTGCTGTTCTTCATCCCGCTGCTCGGCGCCGCGGTCGGCGCGGCCGCCGGCGCGCTGGGCGGGTCGCTGAGCGACGTCGGCATCGACGACGGGCTCATCAAGCAGATCCGCGAGAAGGTCACGCCCGGGACGTCCGCGCTCTTCGCGCTCACCAGCGGCGCCGTGCAGGACAAGGTGCTGCAGGCGTTCGAGGAGTCGGGCCTGAAGCCGGAGCTCGTCCAGTCGAACCTCTCCGCCGAGCAGGAGCAGAAGCTGCGCGACGCGTTCGCCGAGGGCGAGTGA
- a CDS encoding sigma-70 family RNA polymerase sigma factor, whose protein sequence is MASTTRAPDHTDQHLTSRRQRFEALFTAHSSTVLAYALRRVDVAADAADIAAETFVVVWRRIDDVPAADEARLWLYGVARRVLANHSRSDRRRHLLAGRLRDHLATEARAQRPGDDEPEVEIVRAALARLHAADRELIELTSWEGLTPTEAAAVLMVAPSSLRSRLHRARQRLRVELEALGWTAPRTPDDQLDDQEES, encoded by the coding sequence GTGGCGAGCACGACGAGAGCGCCAGACCACACCGACCAGCACCTGACCTCGCGCCGGCAACGGTTCGAGGCCCTGTTCACCGCTCATTCGTCGACGGTGCTCGCGTACGCGCTGCGGAGGGTCGACGTCGCCGCCGACGCGGCGGACATCGCCGCCGAGACGTTCGTCGTGGTCTGGCGCCGCATCGACGACGTCCCCGCGGCCGACGAGGCACGACTCTGGCTGTACGGGGTCGCCCGGCGTGTCCTCGCCAACCACAGCCGGAGCGACCGGCGCCGGCACCTCCTGGCCGGCCGGCTGCGCGACCACCTCGCCACCGAGGCCCGGGCGCAGCGTCCCGGCGACGACGAGCCCGAGGTCGAGATCGTCCGGGCCGCCCTCGCGCGCCTCCACGCGGCCGATCGCGAGCTCATCGAGCTGACCAGCTGGGAGGGCCTGACGCCCACCGAGGCGGCCGCCGTCCTGATGGTGGCGCCGTCGTCCCTGCGCAGCCGACTCCACCGCGCCCGGCAACGCCTGCGCGTCGAGCTCGAAGCGCTCGGCTGGACCGCGCCTCGCACCCCCGATGACCAGCTCGACGACCAGGAGGAATCGTGA
- a CDS encoding GAP family protein — MGQAIGAVLPLGVGVALSPLPIVAVVLMLGGTRGRSNGPAFLAGWLLGLAVVGTVVLLVAGALGPGDDGEPADWVSWVKLALGVLVLLLALRTWRTRPSDDGGLPGWMSALDSWTAGKAFGLGAALSAANPKNLMLTIAAAAAIAQTGASAGSQAVALAVFVVIGGLGPGLPVVIDLVMGARAARLLAQLKSWLARHNAAVLTVVLLVIGAKLIGDAVAGLSA, encoded by the coding sequence ATGGGCCAGGCGATCGGGGCGGTGCTGCCGCTGGGCGTCGGGGTCGCGTTGAGCCCGCTGCCGATCGTCGCCGTCGTGCTGATGCTGGGCGGCACGCGCGGCCGGTCGAACGGGCCGGCCTTCCTGGCCGGCTGGCTGCTGGGACTCGCGGTAGTCGGGACGGTCGTGCTGCTGGTCGCGGGAGCGCTCGGGCCGGGCGACGACGGGGAGCCCGCGGACTGGGTGTCGTGGGTGAAGCTGGCGCTCGGTGTGCTGGTGCTGCTGCTGGCGCTCCGCACGTGGCGCACGCGACCTTCGGACGACGGTGGGCTGCCGGGGTGGATGTCGGCGCTGGACTCGTGGACCGCTGGAAAGGCGTTTGGTCTGGGCGCCGCATTGTCGGCGGCGAACCCGAAGAACCTCATGCTGACGATCGCGGCGGCGGCTGCGATCGCGCAGACCGGCGCGTCGGCGGGGTCGCAGGCGGTGGCGTTGGCGGTGTTCGTGGTGATCGGCGGGCTGGGACCGGGGCTGCCGGTCGTGATCGACCTGGTGATGGGCGCACGAGCAGCCAGGTTGCTCGCGCAGCTGAAGAGCTGGCTGGCCCGGCACAACGCGGCCGTGCTCACCGTCGTCCTGCTGGTGATCGGCGCGAAGCTGATCGGTGACGCCGTCGCCGGACTGTCGGCGTGA
- a CDS encoding carboxyl transferase domain-containing protein — MIKSGDLIERVLDGGSWRPWDAEAPPESVVTGQGAIGGRAVAVVASEFGYLAGSIGLTASARVVAAVERATAERLPLLASPASGGTRLQEGTRAFVKMAGIASALAVHRSAGLPYLVYLRHPTTGGVLASWGSLGHVTAAEPGALVGLLGPRVQRAIYGRELPAGVQRAENLHAHGLIDAVLPPDDLREVAIRVLSVLSGEVAEELTLPTPVPAEPALAPTGTWDSVVRSRRSGRPGVRALLKLAASDVTLLSGTGAGEHDDALVLALARFGRAPCVVLGQDRRGHAADVVLGPAGLREAMRGMRIAAELGLPLVTVVDTPGAPPTRQAEEGGLAGGIALCLADLVALRSPTVCVLLGQGGGGTALALLPADRVLVAQHGWLAPLPPEGAAEILHGSPSRAAVVADEQAIGAAALVRDGIADRVVPEHPDAADEPAAFVRRVGAALEQELLALLAADVSARLAARSSRYR; from the coding sequence ATGATCAAATCCGGCGATCTCATCGAGCGGGTCCTCGACGGCGGCAGCTGGCGGCCGTGGGACGCCGAAGCGCCGCCCGAGTCCGTGGTCACCGGCCAGGGCGCCATCGGCGGCCGCGCGGTCGCCGTCGTGGCCAGCGAGTTCGGCTACCTCGCCGGCTCCATCGGCCTGACGGCGAGCGCCCGTGTGGTCGCTGCGGTGGAGCGTGCGACGGCGGAACGGCTGCCGCTGCTCGCCTCCCCCGCGTCCGGCGGGACCAGGCTGCAGGAGGGCACGCGAGCCTTCGTCAAGATGGCCGGCATCGCGTCCGCCCTTGCAGTGCACCGGTCGGCCGGGCTGCCGTACCTGGTGTACCTGCGCCACCCGACGACGGGCGGCGTGCTGGCCTCGTGGGGGTCACTCGGGCACGTGACGGCGGCCGAGCCCGGCGCGCTGGTGGGCCTCCTGGGGCCGCGGGTGCAGCGGGCGATCTACGGTCGCGAGCTGCCCGCCGGCGTCCAGCGGGCCGAGAACCTGCACGCGCACGGCCTCATCGACGCCGTCCTGCCGCCCGACGACCTCCGCGAGGTGGCGATCCGGGTGCTGTCGGTGCTGTCGGGCGAGGTGGCGGAGGAGCTCACGCTGCCGACCCCGGTGCCGGCGGAGCCGGCCCTCGCACCGACCGGCACCTGGGACTCCGTCGTGCGCTCCCGCCGTTCCGGCCGGCCCGGTGTGCGGGCGTTGCTCAAGCTGGCCGCGTCGGACGTCACGCTGCTCAGCGGCACGGGGGCCGGCGAGCACGACGACGCGCTCGTGCTGGCGCTGGCGCGGTTCGGCCGGGCGCCCTGCGTGGTGCTGGGCCAGGACCGGCGCGGCCACGCCGCGGACGTGGTGCTCGGGCCGGCCGGCCTGCGTGAGGCCATGCGCGGCATGCGGATCGCCGCCGAGCTCGGGCTGCCGCTCGTCACCGTCGTCGACACCCCCGGCGCGCCGCCGACCCGGCAGGCCGAGGAGGGCGGGCTGGCCGGCGGCATCGCGCTGTGCCTGGCCGACCTGGTGGCGCTGCGCTCCCCCACGGTGTGCGTACTGCTCGGGCAGGGTGGCGGCGGGACGGCGCTCGCGCTGCTCCCGGCCGACCGCGTGCTCGTGGCCCAGCACGGCTGGCTGGCGCCGCTCCCGCCCGAGGGGGCCGCCGAGATCCTGCACGGGTCGCCGTCGCGGGCGGCCGTCGTCGCCGACGAGCAGGCGATCGGTGCGGCCGCCCTGGTCCGCGACGGCATCGCCGACCGCGTCGTCCCCGAGCACCCCGATGCCGCCGACGAGCCGGCCGCCTTCGTCCGCCGGGTCGGCGCCGCCCTCGAGCAGGAACTGCTCGCGCTGCTGGCGGCGGACGTGTCGGCCCGGCTGGCGGCGCGGTCGTCCCGTTACCGCTGA
- a CDS encoding LuxR C-terminal-related transcriptional regulator: MAVTTAHAGRARVLEQKLRVPRMPASVVPRTRLLRDLEAAEAEGRALTLVSAPAGAGKTMLLAQWWRRLRPAGIPAAWLALDDHDDDPFVLWSGLLRACGRAVRGIDPAAEVRLAALTPPADAGNRGFLTAFAEAVDALDGPLWVLLDDVHVITSPRGVACLAGLIRYRPAGLRIMLGSRFDPPLPVARMVLDDQATEVRASDLAFDRAEADQLLRRRQIRLDEPDLSLLLERTEGWAAGLCMAALSLSSQVDRSKYIAGFAGDERPVADYLVAEVLDTLSEDTVELLLATAVAETLTSDLASRLAGRADAGAVLARLARDNALVSRVGRAPTSYRVHGLLRSFLLAEATRRDVEGQRRAHVEASRWFADHGMPGPALDHAADGGDWQRTAELIDRYGLRLLLSGDAGRLTSTVRRLPDELVTDPVTALVAALAALHDGALASARRHIDLVGRDPAGHVSARLRLLHTTALMCEARLRGDRGPGLLHLIELSDEPVPGEPDLLLLAAVNRGILRIWFRDYEAADEDLRDALRMARRDGRDALALECLSYLAVIGAARGDADTVVRRTGEAIEFAARRGWSATGRMPPVYLLAAGAAFQRLDHAEAARYLSLLGSIDADLEPEVELSTRLMRACLSAADTPNRHEAARVLRRAWPYDDTALLPVSVSFFCLAELQLALAAGDRPAATEVLGRAERLLGESGDVLVLRAVVHAHDGRKAAARAALQPVLGGTLACHLVNLEITAWLLSAHFAAELDEPARAHDALLHALELAAPRQLYREFVAASGRVRSLLIHGKGRFGAYDEFVRALVTAMGGEETGAERTATVSGEALTARELELLRDLPSLLSLEEIADAHVLSVNTVKTHLKAIYRKFEVGSRRQAVDRARELGLL, from the coding sequence GTGGCCGTCACCACCGCCCACGCGGGGCGTGCGAGGGTGCTGGAACAGAAGCTGCGAGTACCTCGCATGCCGGCCAGCGTGGTACCGCGCACCCGGCTGCTCCGCGACCTCGAGGCCGCGGAGGCCGAGGGACGCGCGCTCACACTCGTCTCGGCTCCGGCCGGGGCGGGGAAGACCATGCTGCTGGCGCAGTGGTGGCGGCGGCTCCGGCCGGCCGGCATCCCGGCGGCCTGGCTCGCGCTCGACGACCACGACGACGACCCCTTCGTGCTCTGGTCCGGGCTGCTGCGGGCGTGCGGCCGGGCCGTGCGCGGCATCGACCCGGCGGCCGAGGTGCGGCTGGCCGCGCTGACCCCGCCGGCCGACGCGGGCAACCGGGGGTTCCTGACGGCGTTCGCCGAGGCCGTCGACGCGCTGGACGGGCCGTTGTGGGTGCTGCTCGACGACGTGCACGTCATCACCTCGCCGCGGGGCGTGGCCTGCCTGGCCGGGCTGATCCGGTACCGGCCCGCCGGGCTGCGGATCATGCTGGGCAGCCGGTTCGACCCGCCGCTGCCGGTGGCCCGCATGGTGCTCGACGACCAGGCGACCGAGGTGCGGGCCTCCGACCTCGCGTTCGACCGCGCCGAGGCCGACCAGCTGCTGCGAAGACGGCAGATCCGGCTCGACGAACCCGACCTGTCGTTGCTGCTCGAACGGACCGAGGGGTGGGCGGCCGGGCTGTGCATGGCGGCGCTGTCGCTGTCGTCGCAGGTGGACCGGTCCAAGTACATCGCCGGGTTCGCCGGCGACGAGCGGCCGGTCGCCGACTACCTCGTCGCCGAGGTGCTGGACACGCTGTCCGAGGACACCGTCGAGCTGCTGCTGGCGACCGCCGTGGCCGAGACGCTGACGTCGGACCTGGCCAGCCGGCTCGCGGGCCGGGCCGACGCGGGAGCGGTGCTGGCCCGGCTGGCCCGCGACAACGCGCTGGTCTCGCGCGTCGGCCGGGCCCCCACGTCGTACCGCGTGCACGGCCTGCTGCGTAGCTTCCTGCTCGCCGAGGCGACCCGCCGCGACGTCGAGGGACAGCGCCGCGCCCACGTCGAGGCGTCACGCTGGTTCGCCGATCACGGCATGCCCGGTCCCGCTCTGGACCACGCCGCCGACGGCGGCGACTGGCAGCGCACCGCCGAGCTGATCGACCGGTACGGCCTGCGGCTGCTGCTGTCCGGCGACGCGGGACGGCTGACGTCGACGGTGCGGCGGCTGCCCGACGAGCTGGTGACGGACCCGGTGACGGCGCTGGTCGCGGCGCTGGCGGCGTTGCACGACGGGGCGCTGGCCAGTGCTCGGCGGCACATCGACCTCGTCGGGCGCGACCCGGCGGGGCACGTGTCGGCGCGGCTGCGGCTGCTGCACACGACGGCGCTCATGTGCGAGGCGCGACTGCGCGGCGACCGCGGGCCGGGGCTGCTGCACCTCATCGAGCTGAGCGACGAGCCGGTGCCGGGCGAGCCGGACCTGCTGCTGCTCGCGGCGGTCAACCGGGGAATCCTCCGGATCTGGTTCCGCGACTACGAGGCGGCCGACGAGGACCTGCGCGACGCGCTGCGGATGGCCAGGCGCGACGGCCGCGACGCCCTCGCGCTCGAGTGCCTGTCGTACCTCGCGGTCATCGGTGCGGCGAGAGGCGACGCCGACACCGTCGTGCGCCGGACCGGGGAGGCGATCGAGTTCGCCGCCCGCCGCGGCTGGTCGGCCACGGGCCGGATGCCGCCGGTGTACCTGCTGGCGGCCGGCGCGGCGTTCCAGCGGCTCGACCATGCCGAGGCGGCGCGGTACCTGTCGCTCCTCGGGTCGATCGACGCCGACCTCGAACCCGAGGTGGAGCTGTCCACCCGCCTCATGCGGGCCTGCCTGTCGGCGGCCGACACCCCGAACCGGCACGAGGCCGCGCGGGTGCTGCGGCGGGCCTGGCCGTACGACGACACCGCCCTGCTCCCCGTCAGCGTCAGCTTCTTCTGCCTGGCCGAACTGCAGCTGGCGCTCGCGGCCGGTGACCGGCCGGCGGCGACGGAGGTCCTCGGCCGGGCGGAGCGGCTGCTGGGGGAGTCCGGCGACGTGCTGGTGCTGCGGGCGGTGGTGCACGCGCACGACGGGCGGAAGGCGGCGGCGCGGGCGGCACTGCAGCCGGTGCTCGGGGGGACGCTGGCCTGTCACCTGGTGAACCTCGAGATCACCGCCTGGCTGCTGTCGGCGCACTTCGCGGCCGAGCTGGATGAGCCGGCCCGCGCCCACGACGCGCTGCTGCACGCGCTCGAGCTCGCGGCGCCGCGGCAGCTGTACCGCGAGTTCGTGGCGGCGTCCGGGCGGGTCCGGTCGCTGCTGATCCACGGCAAGGGCCGGTTCGGCGCCTACGACGAGTTCGTCCGGGCGCTGGTCACGGCCATGGGAGGGGAGGAGACCGGAGCGGAGCGAACCGCGACGGTGTCGGGTGAGGCGCTCACGGCGCGAGAGCTCGAGCTGCTGCGCGACCTGCCGTCGCTGCTGTCGCTCGAGGAGATCGCCGACGCCCACGTGCTGAGCGTCAACACCGTCAAGACACACCTGAAGGCGATCTACCGCAAGTTCGAGGTCGGCAGCCGGCGGCAGGCGGTCGACCGGGCCCGCGAGCTGGGCCTGCTGTAA
- a CDS encoding DUF6325 family protein, whose amino-acid sequence MRFRPVEVLILTYPGDRIDPLAVEALRGVVDMGDVTLLDIVFAAREANGDLRVVEFDEGADEFGFTGVELAEGDLVNDEDIAVVAEALSPGHAAVLIAYENTWVRRVADAIRDGGGQVALHVLIPSEAADDALRATDQGERP is encoded by the coding sequence ATGAGATTCCGGCCTGTTGAAGTGCTGATCCTGACGTATCCCGGCGACCGCATCGACCCGCTGGCGGTCGAGGCGCTGCGGGGGGTGGTCGACATGGGGGACGTGACGCTGCTGGACATCGTCTTCGCCGCCCGCGAGGCCAACGGCGACCTCCGCGTCGTCGAGTTCGACGAGGGGGCCGACGAGTTCGGCTTCACCGGGGTGGAGCTCGCCGAGGGCGACCTCGTCAACGACGAGGACATCGCCGTCGTCGCCGAGGCGCTGTCGCCCGGACACGCGGCGGTGCTGATCGCCTACGAGAACACCTGGGTGCGGCGCGTGGCGGACGCCATCCGCGACGGCGGCGGCCAGGTCGCATTGCACGTTCTGATCCCCTCCGAGGCGGCCGACGACGCACTGCGGGCCACCGACCAGGGGGAACGACCATGA
- a CDS encoding SHOCT domain-containing protein: MGLLRGMARTAVVAGTATAVSNRVSRRQASRWQQQDYDRQMQEQAAYEQQARAAYAAQPPPQPAPSAAGGEDDLSAQLERLADLKAQGVLTDEEFAAAKARLLNG; the protein is encoded by the coding sequence ATGGGACTGCTCCGCGGGATGGCCCGGACGGCGGTCGTGGCCGGCACGGCGACGGCGGTGTCGAACCGCGTGTCGCGCCGGCAGGCCAGCCGCTGGCAGCAACAGGACTACGACCGGCAGATGCAGGAGCAGGCCGCGTACGAGCAGCAGGCCCGCGCGGCCTACGCCGCCCAGCCGCCTCCGCAGCCGGCCCCGTCGGCCGCCGGCGGTGAGGACGACCTGTCCGCCCAGCTCGAACGCCTGGCGGACCTCAAGGCCCAGGGCGTGCTCACCGACGAGGAGTTCGCCGCGGCCAAGGCACGCCTGCTGAACGGCTGA
- a CDS encoding DUF6325 family protein, whose translation MDTVDVGPVDVLLLKFPGNQFKGEILPAMRDLVVNGMVRIIDLLFVYRDDEGTVGSIELAGLGPELRPAFADLDGQLGGGMLDAEDVDEVAADLPPGNSVAVLVVENTWAIPFVNAVRNAGGEVADQARIPAETADRALRGLDIG comes from the coding sequence ATGGACACCGTGGATGTGGGACCCGTCGACGTGCTGCTGCTGAAGTTCCCGGGGAACCAGTTCAAGGGCGAGATCCTGCCCGCGATGCGGGACCTCGTCGTGAACGGGATGGTCAGGATCATCGACCTGCTGTTCGTGTACCGCGACGACGAGGGCACCGTCGGCTCGATCGAGCTGGCCGGCCTCGGACCCGAGCTGAGGCCGGCGTTCGCCGACCTCGACGGCCAGCTCGGCGGCGGCATGCTGGACGCCGAGGACGTCGACGAGGTGGCGGCCGACCTGCCGCCGGGCAACTCCGTCGCGGTCCTCGTCGTCGAGAACACCTGGGCGATCCCGTTCGTCAACGCCGTCCGCAATGCCGGCGGCGAGGTGGCCGACCAGGCCCGCATCCCGGCCGAGACGGCGGACCGCGCGCTGCGCGGCCTCGACATCGGCTGA
- a CDS encoding GntR family transcriptional regulator has product MTLRIYDSVRERILKGELAPGSRLVIRSLALEHETSDIPIREALRMLERDGLVEIRPYRGARVVNLSPEEIEEGYLIRGHLESLATRTAVGHLTDQHFAQLDRCLRDMGKALDRGDGLGYAEINREFHGLIFSASPHRRLQELIENIWDGQRGYQMVFRLAPDWQWTSYQEHQQIVQALREGDADAAAEIALEHKLAAGRALIAGIREDLAARAEEGA; this is encoded by the coding sequence ATGACGTTGCGGATCTACGACTCGGTCCGGGAGCGGATCCTCAAGGGGGAGCTGGCTCCGGGCAGCAGGCTGGTCATCAGGTCGCTGGCGCTCGAACACGAGACCAGCGACATACCGATCCGCGAGGCGCTGCGCATGCTGGAGCGCGACGGGCTGGTCGAGATCCGCCCGTACCGCGGCGCCCGGGTGGTGAACCTGTCGCCGGAGGAGATCGAAGAGGGCTACCTCATCCGCGGTCACCTCGAGAGCCTGGCCACGCGGACGGCGGTCGGCCACCTCACCGACCAGCACTTCGCCCAGCTCGACCGGTGCCTGCGCGACATGGGCAAGGCGCTCGACCGCGGCGACGGCCTGGGCTATGCGGAGATCAACCGCGAGTTCCACGGCCTGATCTTCAGCGCGTCGCCGCACCGGCGCCTGCAGGAGCTCATCGAGAACATCTGGGACGGCCAGCGCGGCTACCAGATGGTGTTCCGGCTCGCGCCGGACTGGCAGTGGACGTCGTACCAGGAGCACCAGCAGATCGTGCAGGCCCTGCGCGAAGGCGACGCCGACGCCGCGGCCGAGATCGCGCTGGAGCACAAGCTGGCCGCCGGCCGGGCGCTCATCGCCGGCATCCGCGAGGATCTCGCGGCCCGAGCCGAGGAGGGCGCGTGA